CGCCAGCCGTTGAGGATAGAGGCTGAGTCGAGTTTACCCTCATAGAGGACGTAAATGCTCATGTACTGCCCCAGCGTGTTCGCGATGGACGAGCCCAGAATCAGGAAGAAGGTGATCCCGATCAGGTACCACAGGGGCTTGCAGTGCAGGGACTCGCGGATGCTCTGGATCAGGCGGGTACGGTGCCCGGACTTGACCGTGGCAGCGTAGTAGCGCTCGCGGACGAAGAGCGTCGGCAGCAGCCCCATCACAACAATGATGGCGGCAATAATCCAGCTGGTGGCACGCATGCCCTTTACAAAGTCGGCTTCACCCGTCACAGCATCAGCAAAAAGGCTACAAGTGGCAAAGGCCATCACCCAACCGCCGCCGAGGTACACCAGCTTACCGACGATGGCCACCCACGCAGCCAGGCGGGTGCGCTCGTCATAGCTCGGAGTCAGCTCCATCTGGAGGCTGTAGTACGGCACCGACCAGACGGTGAAGCAGGTGTAGAAAGCGATCCCCAGCCCGCCGAGAGCGAGGTACTGGTGCGTCAGGCTCATCCCCTCGGGCAGTCGCCACAGGCAGAGGTACAGCACAGCGGTCAGCAGCGCACCGATCCCGATATACGGGCGGCGGCGCCCCCAGCGCGTGCGGGTGTTGTCCGAGACATTCCCCATCACCGGGTCGGTGATGGCGTCCCACCCACGCAGCACCATCATGATAACCGCAAGCACGGACGGGGATATCCCCAGTCCGATATTAAAAAACGGCATCCAGAGGATACCCATGGTCAGGCCCGAGGCCAGGTAGTCCACACCGTAGCCCATACTGAAGGCGGCTTTTTGCGGCGCTGGGATCCGGTCTGATTCTTTTACACGTGGTGCTGTGCTCATCTCAATGTCATGGGGCGTGCAAGCTCCCTAAGGGCAGCTTGCGGGTTGGTTGGGGTCATTAGATATACTCATTCAGCGCAGGTATGACCCGGCCGCAAACTGAAGGTTACTCAACTCGTTTAGTGCCCAATAAAAAGGCTTTAAACCCTTTCCGGGACCGACCATGATCCAAGCAAAGATGGGCCGCCCCAATATGTACGGCCATTCCCCCCAACCCGTAACTGTGATGATCCATACCGCTCAACGCGTCCTGACCCGTTTCCAATCCACTTCGGCCCTGTTGCTGGCCGCCCTGTTTCTAGGGCTGTCCCTGCCTGCGATTTCCACGGCCGAAACCCGCCAGCCGGAGATGTTCCCGGATGGCGCACACTGGAGCGCTGTTGGCGATAGCATCACACACGGCGGCACCTACTACGCCTGGGTCTACCTTTACTACACCACGCGCTTCCCCGAGCAGGATCTGAGCGTCGCCAACTGCGGCATCTCCGGGGACACCTCCTGGGGCACCAACAGCCGCTACGACTGGGATGTCGCTCCCACCGAGCCGACCGTCGCTACGATCATGCTCGGCATGAACGATGTCGGCCGCAACTACTACGGTCAGGAAGCCACCCCCAACATCCAGCAGCAGCGTGAAAAACGTGACGACTCCTACCGCAAGAACATGCGCAAGCTCGTCAAGAAGCTCAAGGATCAGGGTGCGACCGTCATCCTGCTGAGCCCCACCCCCTATGACGACACAGCGGACATCGAGACCAAGAACCTGAAAGGCGTTAACGCCAAGCTCGGTGCCTACGGTGACTTCGCACGCGAACTGGCTGAGGAGGAAGACCTCACCGTGGTAGACTTCAACGGCCCGATGACTGCGCTCAACGAAAAGCTTCAACAGGACGACCCGACCTTTACCCTGATTGGACCGGACCGCGTCCACCCGCGCACTCCCGGCCACCTCATCATGGCCTATCTGTTTCTCACTGCACAGGGTGCGCCCGCCGAGGTATCCAGCGTGAAGATTGACAGCAAGAGCCTCAAGGCCAGCGCCGACAATGCCACCGTCACCGACCTCGCCCGCAAAGGCGACAGCCTCAACTTCACCGTGAAAGAGAACGCCCTGCCCTTCCCCGTTCCGTCAGATGGCGAAGTCGCCCTCGAATACATACCTTTCACCGAAGACCTCAACCAGGAGCTGCTCACCGTGACCGGGCTCGCTCAGGGCTCTTACACGCTGAACATTGATGGCAACAGCGTCGGTACCTTTACCCAGGCAGAACTGGGCAGCGGAGTGAATCTCGCCACCCTGACCAACACGCCGCAGTACCAGCAGGCCCAGAAGGTTCTCGCGCTGGTCAAGCAGTGGCGCTCTCAGGTGGCCACCCTGCGCGGCATCGCCTATGTCGAGCACACGCGCCTGAAGGATGACCCCAAGCCGATCGACCTGGAGCAGGTGCGCCCGAAGCTTGAAGAGCTCATGAACAAGTACAAGACAACGGATGCTGACAAGCCGCATGCCGGGTACTACGCCCGCGCTATCGAAAACTACCTGAAGAACAAGACCAGCCAGGAGGAGATCAGCCAGAACATCGAGAAGCTCCAGACACAGATCAAGCAGGCTGCCCAGCCTGTCGCCCACGAATACTCGCTGCAACTCTCCCGCTAAGCGGCGAGCAGCAGTCTCTTAGTTGAATAATGCCAGATAATTCTCAGCCGATCACACTGCAGAGCATCGCCGATGCCAGTGGTTATGCTCGCTCTACGGTCTCTCTGGCGCTGCGTAATCACCCGAGCATCCCCGCGGATACGCGGCAGAAAATTCGTGAGGTAGCCGACCAACTGCACTACCGCCCCAACCCGCTGGTAGCTGCACTCATGTCGCAGCTCAGGGACCGCAACAACAAGCATCAGGAGCGACTGGCTCTGATATGCAGGTTTAAAAACAAGCTCCCCCATACCAATGGCGAGGGGCTGTTTTATAACCTGCTGTATAAGGCACTCATCGATAACGCCGAAAAGCAGGGGCTCGGCATCGATGAGTTTTACATGGGGACCGAGAACTTCACCGACCATCGGCTGTCCAGCATTCTTGTCTCCCGAAACATACACGGGGTCATCTTCTTCCCCGGACTGGATGAGAAGGTGCAGGAGTTCCCCGAGCTGGAGTGGGAGAAGTTTGCCACGGTACTGATCGGCTACAACACCACACGGGAAAATCTCCACCAGGTCGCCTCCAACTACACCTACGACATCGACTACGCTCTGGAGCGCATTCGCGCCACCGGCGTGACACGGATCGGCTTTGCCATCGACGAGATCGTCAACCGCTCGACAAATGAGGCCTGGCTGTCCCGCTACCTGCTGGATCAGTACCGGCGTCCCCCCGAGCAGCAGATCCCGCCCTTTCTCACGCCCAACCGCATGATCCCGCCTCAGAACCTGCTAAACTGGCTGAAGCAGCACCGACCGGAGGTCATCCTGGTCGCGGGTGGCACCATCCCGAAGCTTCTGACCTCCCAGGGGGTTCGCATCCCGCAGGACGTCAAAGTCGTCAATCTCATTCAACGCCATGAGCCTGGTCTGGCGGGAATCGACCCGCATACCGATGAGGTCGGGCGCGCAGCGATCAGCCTGCTGACCGCCCTCCTGCAGGGGAATCACCTCGGGCCGCCTGATTTCCCGCAATCGATCTCCGTCAAGGGGCAGTGGATTCCCGGCGATTCCTTTCCCGAATAACACATCGCTGTCCGCCCGAGATCGGCTGCGACAAAAAAGCCCCTGCATCACCCCGATGAGGGGCCGATGCAAGGGCTTGAAAGTCTTCTTCTTTTTATACGCAGGGTCGGTACGCCCTGCTCCGAATATCTCGCGAGGCTAGAACTGGAAGGTCCCACCGATGCCCCATCAGAAGTTGGTAGCGCGCTCGCCAATGTTGTTATCCTTACCGGCATCGTTAGTTGAGAAACGGGGACCGGCGAAGACCGAGAAGTTCTCATTGTAGGTGTAGACAACATCCACTGCCATCTCGACGTAGAAGTACGAGACCTTGTCCACCTCGTTCTGCAGATAACCGAAGGCAACCCCAGCGGCCAGAGAAAGTCCGTCCACGGTGTACTCACTCAGGTCAAACTCGTAGCTGCTGACGATGATGCACTCAAGCTGGTTGAGGTTCAGGTCGTAGTTGAGCTCGAAACCGGGGTTCAGCAGTACATCTGCCGCGATCCCGAAGTTCAGCTCCCAAGTGTGGTTCGGGTCGGTATTGAAGTCCGGATACAGGTAATAAGT
This genomic interval from Ruficoccus sp. ZRK36 contains the following:
- a CDS encoding SGNH/GDSL hydrolase family protein; its protein translation is MIQAKMGRPNMYGHSPQPVTVMIHTAQRVLTRFQSTSALLLAALFLGLSLPAISTAETRQPEMFPDGAHWSAVGDSITHGGTYYAWVYLYYTTRFPEQDLSVANCGISGDTSWGTNSRYDWDVAPTEPTVATIMLGMNDVGRNYYGQEATPNIQQQREKRDDSYRKNMRKLVKKLKDQGATVILLSPTPYDDTADIETKNLKGVNAKLGAYGDFARELAEEEDLTVVDFNGPMTALNEKLQQDDPTFTLIGPDRVHPRTPGHLIMAYLFLTAQGAPAEVSSVKIDSKSLKASADNATVTDLARKGDSLNFTVKENALPFPVPSDGEVALEYIPFTEDLNQELLTVTGLAQGSYTLNIDGNSVGTFTQAELGSGVNLATLTNTPQYQQAQKVLALVKQWRSQVATLRGIAYVEHTRLKDDPKPIDLEQVRPKLEELMNKYKTTDADKPHAGYYARAIENYLKNKTSQEEISQNIEKLQTQIKQAAQPVAHEYSLQLSR
- a CDS encoding MFS transporter; translated protein: MSTAPRVKESDRIPAPQKAAFSMGYGVDYLASGLTMGILWMPFFNIGLGISPSVLAVIMMVLRGWDAITDPVMGNVSDNTRTRWGRRRPYIGIGALLTAVLYLCLWRLPEGMSLTHQYLALGGLGIAFYTCFTVWSVPYYSLQMELTPSYDERTRLAAWVAIVGKLVYLGGGWVMAFATCSLFADAVTGEADFVKGMRATSWIIAAIIVVMGLLPTLFVRERYYAATVKSGHRTRLIQSIRESLHCKPLWYLIGITFFLILGSSIANTLGQYMSIYVLYEGKLDSASILNGWRSTGVMIVGICGIPLWAWLSERLDKKIIVTIMLAGSVFGHLLNLVCLSPERPYLWLVSAVFEAGAIGAVWMFIPSMKGDVADYDEIDTNTRREGSLNAFYSWFAKVGGTIGAGLGGFVLDLSGFDSALGGGQPDDVLFRMKWLYIILPLVLWSCTLYFIWRYPLDRQKMKNIRDELETRRGSV
- a CDS encoding LacI family DNA-binding transcriptional regulator, producing MPDNSQPITLQSIADASGYARSTVSLALRNHPSIPADTRQKIREVADQLHYRPNPLVAALMSQLRDRNNKHQERLALICRFKNKLPHTNGEGLFYNLLYKALIDNAEKQGLGIDEFYMGTENFTDHRLSSILVSRNIHGVIFFPGLDEKVQEFPELEWEKFATVLIGYNTTRENLHQVASNYTYDIDYALERIRATGVTRIGFAIDEIVNRSTNEAWLSRYLLDQYRRPPEQQIPPFLTPNRMIPPQNLLNWLKQHRPEVILVAGGTIPKLLTSQGVRIPQDVKVVNLIQRHEPGLAGIDPHTDEVGRAAISLLTALLQGNHLGPPDFPQSISVKGQWIPGDSFPE